A single window of Sporosarcina sp. FSL W7-1349 DNA harbors:
- a CDS encoding metal-sensitive transcriptional regulator → MSETMKKTVQPNKQQLLNRLKRIEGQVRGVHQMIENDRYCVDILHQISAIQSAMNKVSLALLEDHTHHCVVNAIKGQDGEAAIQELMSVMKTMTK, encoded by the coding sequence ATGTCAGAAACAATGAAGAAAACTGTCCAGCCTAATAAGCAGCAGCTTTTAAATCGGTTGAAACGGATTGAGGGGCAAGTGCGAGGCGTTCATCAAATGATTGAAAATGATCGCTACTGTGTAGATATTTTACACCAAATTAGCGCCATTCAATCAGCAATGAACAAAGTTTCTTTAGCATTGTTGGAGGATCACACGCACCATTGTGTTGTCAATGCCATTAAAGGGCAAGATGGTGAAGCTGCTATTCAAGAGCTGATGAGTGTCATGAAAACGATGACGAAATAA
- a CDS encoding cation diffusion facilitator family transporter: protein MGHNHGHDHTHGANTKVLLISFLIITSYMIVEAVGGFLTNSLALLADAGHMLSDSISLAIALLAFKFGEKAASTSKTFGYRRFEILAAVLNGVTLIIIALFIFYEAVKRFASPPEVATTGMLIVSSIGLAVNILVAWIMMRGGDVEENLNMKGAYLHVISDMLGSIGAIAAALLMMFFGWGWADPLASVIVAVLVLRSGYFVSKSGLHVLMEGVPSNVDLNEVLHTIQNAKGVQSVHDLHVWSITSGLNALSCHAVVDDQMTIAESEQLLRAIEHDLAHQNIHHVTIQLETPAHAHDDSILCQVKPEPAGDHHHHH, encoded by the coding sequence ATGGGACATAACCACGGACATGATCACACGCACGGTGCCAATACAAAAGTGTTGTTGATTTCTTTTCTAATTATCACTTCCTATATGATTGTCGAAGCAGTCGGTGGGTTTTTAACAAATAGCCTTGCCTTATTGGCGGATGCCGGTCATATGTTGAGCGATTCAATTTCCCTTGCCATCGCATTACTGGCTTTTAAGTTTGGGGAAAAGGCAGCGAGCACGAGCAAGACATTTGGATACAGGCGCTTCGAAATTTTAGCTGCGGTTTTAAATGGTGTGACGCTGATCATCATTGCTTTGTTTATCTTCTATGAAGCAGTGAAACGTTTTGCCAGCCCGCCAGAAGTGGCGACGACAGGGATGTTGATCGTCAGCAGCATTGGATTAGCTGTCAATATTCTCGTCGCATGGATTATGATGCGCGGCGGAGATGTGGAAGAAAACTTGAATATGAAAGGCGCATATCTACATGTTATTAGTGATATGCTCGGTTCGATTGGGGCTATCGCAGCGGCTCTGCTCATGATGTTTTTCGGCTGGGGATGGGCAGATCCATTGGCGAGTGTAATTGTTGCCGTACTGGTCTTGCGCAGCGGTTACTTTGTATCCAAGTCGGGACTGCATGTGCTTATGGAAGGCGTACCTTCAAACGTGGATCTGAATGAGGTCCTTCATACTATCCAAAATGCAAAAGGAGTTCAAAGTGTTCATGATTTACACGTTTGGTCCATTACGAGTGGGCTAAACGCGCTTTCTTGTCATGCAGTAGTGGACGATCAAATGACCATTGCAGAAAGCGAGCAATTGCTGCGTGCTATTGAGCATGATCTGGCACATCAAAATATTCATCACGTCACCATTCAATTGGAAACGCCCGCCCATGCACATGACGATTCGATATTATGCCAAGTGAAACCCGAACCCGCGGGAGACCACCATCACCACCATTGA
- a CDS encoding ArsR/SmtB family transcription factor, producing the protein MNEENHNEQPLMGEHLHLDEETLFVVSQTFKALSDPTRIRILNLLCSEEHSVNDIAETLNLSQSSVSHQLRFLKNLRLVKFRREGTTLYYSEDDYHVMNLLKQAIEHAAHS; encoded by the coding sequence ATGAATGAGGAAAATCATAATGAACAGCCGCTCATGGGGGAGCATTTGCATTTGGATGAGGAGACATTATTTGTTGTTTCACAAACGTTTAAAGCGCTGAGTGATCCAACGAGGATCCGGATTTTGAACTTATTATGTTCCGAGGAACATTCTGTGAATGATATTGCTGAGACGCTAAATTTGAGTCAATCCTCTGTTTCCCATCAACTGCGTTTTTTGAAAAATTTACGCTTGGTGAAGTTTCGAAGAGAGGGGACGACTCTCTATTATTCAGAGGACGACTATCATGTTATGAATTTATTGAAACAGGCAATTGAACACGCCGCCCATAGTTGA
- a CDS encoding small, acid-soluble spore protein tlp produces the protein MFRNASKSNDPVPDEEKAKKTIRNMEAAEAAMEFAEGKELAAIKAKNARRRKSLGWSSEENDDSQD, from the coding sequence ATGTTCAGAAACGCATCGAAGTCGAATGATCCTGTCCCTGACGAAGAAAAAGCGAAGAAAACGATTCGGAATATGGAAGCGGCAGAGGCCGCAATGGAATTCGCGGAAGGAAAAGAGCTTGCAGCAATCAAAGCAAAAAATGCCCGCCGAAGAAAAAGTCTAGGCTGGTCATCTGAAGAAAATGATGATTCTCAAGATTAA
- a CDS encoding phenylacetaldoxime dehydratase family protein — translation MPENHNPQANAWTAEFPPEMSYVVFAQIGIQSKSLDHAAEHVGMMKKSFDLRTGPKHVDRALHQGADGYQDSIFLAYWDEPETFKSWVADPEVQKWWSGKKIDENSPIGYWSEVTTIPIDHFETLHSGENYDNGVSHFVPIKHTEVHEYWGAMRDRMPVSASSDLESPLGLQLPEPIVRETFEKRLKVTAPDNICLIRTAQNWSKCGSGERETYIGLVEPTLIKANTFLRENASETGCISSKLVYEQTHDGEIVDKSCVIGYYLSMGHLERWTHDHPTHKAIYGTFYEMLKRHDFKIELALWHEVSVLQSKDIELIYVNCHPSTGFLPFFEVTEIQEPLLESPSVRIQ, via the coding sequence ATGCCGGAAAATCACAATCCACAAGCGAATGCCTGGACTGCCGAATTTCCTCCTGAAATGAGCTATGTAGTATTTGCGCAGATTGGGATTCAAAGCAAGTCTTTGGATCACGCCGCGGAACATGTGGGAATGATGAAAAAGAGTTTCGATTTGCGGACAGGCCCCAAACATGTGGATCGAGCCTTGCATCAAGGAGCCGATGGATACCAAGATTCCATCTTTTTAGCCTACTGGGATGAGCCTGAAACATTTAAATCATGGGTTGCGGATCCTGAAGTACAAAAGTGGTGGTCGGGTAAAAAAATCGATGAAAATAGTCCAATCGGGTATTGGAGTGAGGTAACGACCATTCCGATTGATCACTTTGAGACTCTTCATTCCGGAGAAAATTACGATAATGGGGTTTCACACTTTGTACCGATCAAGCATACAGAAGTCCATGAATATTGGGGAGCAATGCGCGACCGCATGCCTGTGTCTGCCAGTAGTGATTTGGAAAGCCCCCTTGGCCTTCAATTACCGGAACCCATTGTCCGGGAAACTTTCGAAAAACGGCTAAAAGTCACGGCGCCGGATAATATTTGCTTGATTCGAACTGCTCAAAATTGGTCTAAATGTGGTAGCGGGGAAAGGGAAACATATATAGGACTAGTGGAACCGACCCTCATAAAAGCGAATACGTTTCTTCGTGAAAATGCTAGTGAAACAGGCTGTATCAGTTCAAAATTAGTCTATGAACAGACCCATGACGGCGAAATAGTAGATAAATCATGTGTCATCGGATATTATCTCTCCATGGGGCATCTTGAACGCTGGACGCATGATCATCCAACACATAAAGCGATCTACGGAACCTTTTATGAGATGTTGAAAAGGCATGATTTTAAGATCGAACTTGCTTTATGGCACGAGGTTTCGGTGCTTCAATCCAAAGATATCGAGCTTATCTATGTCAACTGCCATCCGAGTACTGGATTTCTTCCATTCTTTGAAGTGACAGAAATTCAAGAGCCTTTACTGGAAAGCCCTAGCGTCAGGATCCAGTGA
- a CDS encoding carbon-nitrogen hydrolase family protein, with protein sequence MSNYPKYRVAAVQASPVLLDLDATIDKTCRLVDEAAANGAKVIAFPEAFIPGYPWWIWLGNADYGMKYYIQLYKNSVEIPSLAVQKLSSAAKRNKVYFCVSVTEKDGGSLYLTQLWFDPNGDLIGKHRKLKATNAEKTIWGDGDGSMMPVFETEYGNLGGLQCWEHFLPLNVAAMASMNEQVHVASWPIGMPQEGHLFGPEQCVTATKYYAISNQVFCLLSSQIWTEEQRDKICETEEQRNFMKVGHGFSQIIAPNGMEIGNKLAHDEEGITYADIDLEQIIPGKFLIDSAGHYSTPGFLSLSFDRTEKKPIKHIGESAQETVTYEEIQYGSKANVKVHS encoded by the coding sequence TTGTCAAATTACCCCAAATATCGTGTAGCAGCTGTTCAAGCATCTCCAGTTTTATTGGACCTGGATGCAACAATTGATAAAACATGTAGACTCGTCGATGAGGCGGCGGCAAATGGTGCAAAAGTCATCGCGTTTCCAGAAGCATTCATCCCGGGATACCCTTGGTGGATTTGGCTCGGCAATGCGGATTATGGCATGAAATACTATATTCAACTATATAAAAATTCTGTAGAGATTCCCAGTTTAGCTGTGCAAAAGTTGAGTTCGGCAGCGAAGCGGAACAAGGTATATTTTTGTGTATCCGTCACGGAAAAAGACGGAGGATCCCTTTACCTGACTCAACTCTGGTTTGATCCGAATGGAGATCTTATTGGAAAACACCGCAAATTGAAGGCGACCAATGCAGAAAAAACAATTTGGGGCGATGGAGACGGCAGCATGATGCCTGTTTTCGAAACGGAGTATGGCAACTTGGGCGGATTACAGTGCTGGGAACATTTCTTGCCGCTTAATGTTGCTGCGATGGCATCCATGAATGAACAAGTGCATGTAGCTTCCTGGCCGATCGGCATGCCCCAGGAAGGTCATTTATTTGGTCCGGAACAATGTGTAACCGCTACCAAGTATTACGCGATCTCCAACCAGGTCTTTTGCTTACTGTCCTCGCAAATTTGGACAGAAGAACAACGTGATAAAATTTGTGAAACGGAAGAGCAAAGGAACTTCATGAAAGTTGGTCATGGATTTTCTCAGATCATCGCTCCGAATGGTATGGAAATTGGTAATAAATTAGCCCATGATGAAGAGGGCATTACCTATGCCGACATTGATCTGGAGCAAATTATTCCAGGGAAATTTTTAATTGACTCGGCGGGTCATTACTCCACGCCAGGGTTCCTATCTTTATCGTTTGATAGAACCGAAAAGAAACCGATAAAACATATCGGTGAATCAGCGCAAGAGACAGTAACATATGAAGAAATTCAATATGGCAGCAAGGCAAATGTAAAAGTCCATTCTTGA
- the feaR gene encoding transcriptional regulator FeaR, whose translation MQTILHTQQVEEQERFSYWRDAICDVFVKLDASQLSPHAFTGRMEIGSLKDIQISEVHADSQRVVRSSRQIQKSVEDYFLVSLQMEGQAYIVQDQREVKLQPGDFTLYDSTRPYILHFEQPFQQIVFQFPRSLLLARCAEAEQITAILNPGTQHPVTTMVSTLLRTVASSYLHLDAITRLRVAETTLDLLATALTTISGVKLNEVNSMANVHRAGARAFISTHLADPDLTPDVVAFSQGISTRYLHKLFEVEGQSVAALIREQRLEQCRLDLSDPKQIQRTVMEIAFHWGFNNAAHFSRIFKQRFGMSPAEYRATTLNLTKDEK comes from the coding sequence TTGCAAACGATCTTGCATACGCAACAGGTAGAGGAACAGGAACGTTTTTCTTATTGGCGTGATGCAATCTGTGACGTATTTGTAAAGCTCGATGCTTCTCAACTCTCCCCTCACGCGTTTACAGGTCGAATGGAGATCGGATCTTTAAAGGACATCCAAATTTCTGAAGTTCACGCAGATTCACAGCGTGTTGTTCGCTCCAGCCGCCAAATTCAGAAATCTGTAGAGGACTATTTCCTTGTCAGTCTACAAATGGAAGGACAAGCCTATATTGTGCAGGACCAACGAGAGGTCAAACTGCAACCAGGTGATTTTACCCTATACGACAGTACCCGGCCCTATATATTACATTTTGAGCAGCCATTCCAACAGATTGTTTTTCAGTTTCCCCGTTCGCTATTGCTTGCCCGCTGTGCCGAGGCGGAGCAGATTACCGCAATATTGAATCCGGGAACGCAACATCCGGTGACCACCATGGTTTCCACATTGTTGAGAACAGTAGCGTCCTCTTATCTTCATCTCGACGCAATCACCCGGTTGCGTGTAGCCGAAACTACTTTGGATTTGCTAGCGACCGCGTTAACCACAATTTCCGGCGTTAAATTAAACGAAGTCAACTCCATGGCCAACGTTCATCGGGCTGGCGCGCGAGCATTCATCTCCACCCACCTAGCCGATCCCGATCTCACGCCTGACGTTGTGGCCTTCAGCCAAGGGATTTCCACCCGTTATCTCCATAAATTATTTGAAGTGGAAGGACAATCTGTCGCTGCTTTGATTCGTGAACAGCGCTTGGAACAATGCCGTTTAGATCTCAGCGATCCTAAACAAATCCAACGCACCGTCATGGAGATTGCTTTCCATTGGGGCTTTAACAATGCCGCCCACTTTAGCCGGATCTTCAAGCAACGTTTCGGTATGAGCCCGGCTGAATACCGTGCCACAACTCTGAATCTGACTAAAGATGAGAAATGA
- a CDS encoding YxeA family protein, producing MKKGAAIVGVVAIVLIVAIVIVLKMDFNRMGKENAYYQIGAPASIEETKLDSGEIMKRYLYTGPAYKEDGEMIEVEFSAAKELRQGAYLKLYLKKGDAVTSYDEVQLTDIPEKVKF from the coding sequence ATGAAAAAAGGAGCAGCCATAGTAGGTGTTGTCGCAATTGTATTGATTGTAGCTATTGTGATCGTGCTGAAAATGGATTTTAACAGAATGGGAAAAGAAAATGCTTACTATCAAATCGGGGCACCAGCTTCTATTGAAGAGACAAAATTGGACTCGGGTGAAATTATGAAAAGGTATTTGTATACCGGCCCAGCGTATAAAGAAGATGGAGAGATGATCGAAGTAGAGTTTTCTGCCGCGAAAGAGTTGAGACAAGGCGCATACTTGAAGTTATATTTGAAAAAGGGGGATGCCGTCACTTCCTATGATGAAGTGCAGTTAACGGACATTCCCGAAAAGGTAAAGTTTTAA
- a CDS encoding ABC transporter permease, whose protein sequence is MTLFDLALKNIRRNMKSYSLYIGSTVFSILIYFTFATLKYSEDISGMAKTSKQIQGVMGASAFVLMIFVAIFIMYSNSFFMKKRKKEVALYSLLGVRKKSIGFLLFFENMVIGLVSLVIGVVLGFLLSRVLLTILLKLMGLDIVAGFAFSMNALMNTCIVFLIIFLFTSLMGYRIIYRFKLIDLFHAEKKGEEVPKVRVITAILGVAALAIAYYLALQDLMESQAWRMLGLAMPIVIIALTVIGSYLLFHSVLVYVLSALKGNPRWAWKGLHMMTASQLLYRIRGNAKTLTIITVLSATTITSGGAVFGVYYNADKNVQDYTPYTFMWEGEKQDIDPAIIESEVSFLSKKVRVPLDTYEMEYTVIDEAAFGKLAKNLGWSDIKKLRQDEVIVIDAFYDERWSDKLEAVKVNGEDYPVAAFYDKALFNIGTLGGNALVVPKQLYDKLESEEKLVQAVQVADYKNQIAVSNRLAAATENFSSATADYRDAIESLGALLFVGSFLGLVFLYATGSIIFFKMMTEAEEDKAKYAILHKIGVSKQDMKRTIRGQVGVIFTVPLILGLVHGGVALAAVSNLFMMDFLVPVVIWMAAYTMIYAIYYFATVRSFTKTIRREYLEG, encoded by the coding sequence ATGACGTTATTTGATTTGGCGTTGAAAAATATCCGCCGTAATATGAAAAGCTACTCGCTTTACATCGGGTCTACGGTATTTTCCATCCTCATTTATTTTACATTTGCAACGTTGAAATACAGTGAAGATATTAGCGGGATGGCCAAAACGTCTAAGCAGATCCAAGGGGTCATGGGTGCTTCCGCATTTGTGCTCATGATTTTTGTGGCGATTTTCATCATGTATTCAAACTCTTTTTTCATGAAAAAGAGGAAAAAGGAAGTGGCGCTTTATTCTTTATTAGGCGTGCGTAAAAAGTCGATTGGTTTCCTTTTATTTTTTGAAAACATGGTGATTGGATTGGTGTCGCTCGTCATCGGCGTTGTTCTAGGTTTCCTGCTGTCACGAGTATTGCTCACCATTCTCTTGAAGCTGATGGGGCTCGACATCGTTGCGGGGTTTGCCTTTTCAATGAATGCGCTTATGAATACATGTATTGTGTTTCTCATCATTTTCTTGTTCACTTCATTGATGGGATACCGTATCATTTACCGGTTTAAACTAATCGACCTGTTCCATGCGGAGAAAAAGGGCGAAGAAGTGCCGAAAGTAAGAGTGATAACAGCAATACTGGGCGTAGCGGCATTGGCAATTGCGTACTATCTTGCTTTGCAGGATTTGATGGAATCGCAGGCGTGGCGAATGCTGGGGCTGGCCATGCCGATTGTCATTATCGCATTGACAGTGATCGGCTCGTATTTGCTGTTCCATAGCGTGTTAGTATACGTGCTATCGGCTTTGAAAGGAAATCCGCGATGGGCTTGGAAAGGTCTTCATATGATGACTGCCTCGCAGTTGCTGTACCGGATCAGGGGAAATGCAAAAACGCTGACAATCATTACAGTATTGAGCGCAACGACAATCACGTCCGGGGGTGCGGTGTTCGGCGTTTATTACAATGCTGATAAAAATGTACAAGACTATACCCCCTACACATTCATGTGGGAAGGGGAGAAGCAGGATATCGACCCTGCCATCATCGAATCGGAAGTCTCATTTCTTAGCAAAAAGGTACGTGTTCCTCTCGATACGTACGAAATGGAATATACCGTCATTGACGAGGCGGCGTTCGGGAAGTTGGCGAAGAATTTAGGTTGGTCGGATATTAAAAAGCTGCGACAAGATGAGGTCATTGTAATTGATGCTTTTTATGATGAACGATGGTCCGATAAGTTGGAAGCTGTGAAGGTCAATGGCGAGGATTATCCGGTTGCCGCATTTTACGATAAGGCGCTGTTCAATATTGGGACGTTAGGCGGAAATGCACTCGTCGTACCGAAACAACTGTATGACAAGCTCGAATCCGAAGAAAAATTGGTACAAGCCGTCCAAGTTGCTGATTATAAAAATCAGATTGCCGTTTCAAACAGATTGGCGGCTGCTACAGAGAATTTCTCGAGTGCAACTGCGGATTATCGGGACGCAATCGAATCATTGGGAGCATTGCTCTTCGTCGGAAGCTTTTTAGGGCTTGTTTTCCTCTACGCAACAGGCAGCATCATTTTCTTCAAAATGATGACAGAAGCGGAAGAGGACAAGGCGAAATATGCCATCCTCCATAAAATCGGCGTATCGAAACAGGACATGAAGCGGACGATTCGCGGGCAGGTCGGTGTGATTTTCACAGTTCCGCTCATCCTTGGCCTCGTCCACGGAGGCGTGGCATTGGCGGCCGTTTCCAACTTGTTCATGATGGATTTCCTTGTGCCTGTCGTCATTTGGATGGCCGCTTACACAATGATTTATGCAATTTACTATTTTGCTACTGTACGTAGCTTCACTAAAACAATTAGACGAGAATATTTGGAGGGGTGA
- a CDS encoding ABC transporter ATP-binding protein, with translation MEPLLLVKNVEKSYGKGANTFMALEHISFEIDHGEFVGVMGPSGAGKSTLLNVLATIDTPTTGDIFIGTDNIAKMDEEKLADFRRDHLGFIFQDYNLLDSLTVRENILLPLAIAKKKPAEIAKRVDEIAATFGISNLLDKHPYQISGGQKQRTAASRALISNPKIIFADEPTGALDSKSATDLLESMSSLNENHETTIMMVTHDAFAASFCRRILFIKDGRLSKEIFRGGKTRKEFFQMILDELAQIGGETNDVI, from the coding sequence ATGGAGCCATTATTACTTGTGAAAAACGTTGAAAAAAGCTACGGAAAAGGCGCGAATACATTCATGGCGCTTGAGCATATATCGTTTGAAATCGATCATGGTGAATTTGTCGGCGTCATGGGGCCTTCGGGGGCTGGGAAATCCACTTTACTGAATGTCCTTGCGACAATTGATACACCTACAACTGGAGATATTTTCATAGGAACAGACAATATCGCAAAGATGGATGAAGAAAAGCTAGCGGATTTTCGGCGGGATCATTTAGGGTTCATCTTTCAGGACTATAATTTATTGGATTCGTTGACGGTGCGCGAAAATATCTTACTGCCGCTTGCAATCGCAAAAAAGAAACCTGCGGAAATCGCGAAGCGGGTGGACGAAATTGCCGCGACATTCGGCATTTCGAATTTACTTGATAAACATCCATATCAAATTTCAGGCGGCCAGAAACAGCGTACTGCGGCGAGCCGCGCATTGATTTCCAATCCGAAAATCATTTTTGCGGATGAGCCGACTGGCGCCTTGGATTCGAAATCAGCCACGGATTTGCTTGAAAGCATGAGTTCGTTAAATGAAAATCATGAAACGACGATTATGATGGTGACGCATGACGCTTTTGCAGCGAGCTTTTGCCGGAGAATTTTATTCATTAAAGACGGACGGTTATCAAAAGAAATATTTCGCGGTGGTAAGACGCGAAAAGAATTTTTCCAAATGATTTTGGATGAGTTGGCGCAAATTGGCGGTGAAACGAATGACGTTATTTGA
- a CDS encoding response regulator transcription factor — translation MAKPRILIVDDESDLRHLMKTALMKEGFSEIETADSVQDGWEKFESFSPNIAILDIMLPDGEGYDLCKRIREVSHIPILFLSAKSDEMDKILGLAIGGDDYITKPFSPKEVAFRVKAQLRRAGYYETEMPSQSKKITVGPFSMNESETEVTKHGEPLELTAKEIGLMACFMHNPNQILSKETLFERVWGEDFLGADNTLMVHIRRLREKIEEFPSKPAYLTTVKGLGYKFIAK, via the coding sequence TTGGCGAAGCCACGAATCTTAATCGTAGATGACGAAAGCGATCTGCGTCATTTAATGAAAACCGCGCTTATGAAGGAAGGTTTTTCGGAGATTGAAACGGCTGACTCCGTTCAAGATGGTTGGGAAAAATTCGAATCGTTTTCACCCAATATCGCAATTTTAGACATCATGCTGCCGGACGGAGAAGGCTATGATTTATGCAAAAGGATCCGGGAAGTCTCCCACATCCCGATTTTATTCTTATCGGCAAAATCCGACGAGATGGACAAGATTTTAGGTCTCGCCATCGGAGGCGATGATTATATTACTAAACCGTTCAGTCCGAAAGAAGTTGCCTTTCGGGTAAAAGCCCAATTGAGGCGGGCTGGCTATTATGAAACGGAAATGCCTTCGCAATCCAAAAAAATCACCGTCGGACCGTTTTCAATGAATGAATCAGAAACCGAAGTGACCAAACATGGTGAACCTTTGGAACTGACAGCTAAAGAAATAGGATTGATGGCTTGTTTCATGCATAATCCGAACCAAATTTTAAGCAAAGAGACACTTTTTGAACGTGTTTGGGGGGAAGATTTTTTGGGAGCGGATAATACGTTAATGGTCCATATCCGCCGTCTCCGTGAAAAAATCGAAGAGTTCCCATCAAAGCCTGCCTATCTTACAACTGTAAAAGGGTTAGGCTATAAATTCATTGCGAAATAG
- a CDS encoding sensor histidine kinase has translation MKWKLTVRYLFSVLSIVFIVVFVNMVLLFGILYYQQTKGNDNFSAETGENFTRQFSRYLSIENGQPVISDEGVQALKTFGGWLQLLDQNGQVVNAALSPEDAPTHYSPVELVHIYKYMDDQLTTYYVGQFKDYSYLVGVPDSPDQRLFFMFNSSKFLSYVSKAFVAITIADLIIAGLVGLLFSSIITRPVSYMINRISQLKERNFSIQKMKRQGIFKPVFSNLNSVSETLQAHEEERMKLEKMREEWISNVSHDLKTPLASIQGFAELLREQDVTESERVDYAEVIERKSIYMKELLDDFNLTMRLRNQEMPLHREDTRLESFVRELIIDVLNDPKYCDTAISFSSDAPDLRWSIDRHLMKRAVLNFINNAIIHNDKDIQITVSVSNSGITIEDDGKGIARHDMDQIFNRYYRGTNTENILGTGLGLAISRDIIKAHGGSIILTSEIGMGTKVEIRIEE, from the coding sequence ATGAAATGGAAGTTGACGGTTCGATACTTATTTTCAGTCTTGAGCATTGTTTTCATCGTCGTTTTCGTCAATATGGTTTTGCTATTCGGTATACTTTACTACCAACAGACGAAAGGCAATGACAACTTCTCTGCCGAAACCGGCGAAAATTTCACACGCCAATTTTCCCGCTATTTATCGATTGAAAACGGGCAGCCCGTTATTTCGGACGAAGGGGTCCAGGCTCTCAAAACATTCGGCGGCTGGCTCCAATTGTTAGACCAAAACGGGCAGGTCGTGAACGCTGCCCTATCGCCTGAAGATGCACCTACACACTATAGCCCTGTAGAGCTTGTACATATCTACAAGTATATGGACGATCAATTAACAACGTATTACGTTGGACAATTTAAAGACTACAGCTATCTCGTGGGCGTTCCGGATTCACCGGACCAGCGTCTTTTCTTCATGTTCAACTCCTCCAAATTCCTGTCTTACGTGTCAAAAGCATTCGTCGCTATTACTATCGCCGATCTGATTATCGCCGGGTTGGTCGGCTTGCTATTCAGCAGCATCATCACAAGACCCGTCTCTTACATGATCAACCGAATTTCACAACTGAAAGAACGCAATTTCTCCATCCAGAAAATGAAGCGCCAGGGCATTTTTAAACCGGTCTTTTCAAATTTGAATTCTGTCTCTGAAACATTGCAAGCCCATGAAGAGGAGCGCATGAAGTTGGAAAAGATGCGCGAAGAGTGGATCAGCAACGTTTCGCATGATTTAAAGACCCCACTTGCATCCATTCAAGGCTTTGCGGAATTGCTGCGTGAGCAGGACGTGACAGAATCGGAAAGGGTGGATTATGCGGAAGTCATTGAACGGAAATCGATTTATATGAAAGAACTATTAGATGATTTCAATTTAACGATGCGTTTGCGCAATCAAGAAATGCCCCTTCATCGCGAAGATACCCGTCTGGAAAGCTTTGTCCGTGAATTGATCATAGACGTGTTGAACGACCCAAAATACTGTGATACCGCAATTTCTTTCAGCAGCGACGCACCGGACCTGAGATGGAGTATCGATCGCCATTTAATGAAGCGGGCCGTTTTGAATTTTATTAACAATGCAATCATCCACAACGACAAGGACATCCAAATTACCGTCAGTGTCTCAAATAGTGGAATTACAATTGAAGATGACGGAAAAGGCATTGCAAGGCATGATATGGACCAGATTTTTAACCGCTATTACAGAGGGACAAATACGGAAAATATCCTGGGCACCGGACTCGGACTAGCCATCTCCAGAGACATAATAAAGGCACATGGAGGAAGTATTATATTGACGAGCGAAATCGGCATGGGAACTAAAGTGGAGATTCGGATAGAGGAATGA
- a CDS encoding RDD family protein produces the protein MDILVGFVMMYLVLPLIWGGRTIGTSLMRFKLSNLEGDAPSWQAVLKRTVALYLPWLASSSINLLNDIWNLTFMLFMCG, from the coding sequence ATGGATATTTTAGTAGGGTTTGTGATGATGTACCTTGTTTTACCTCTTATATGGGGAGGAAGAACAATTGGAACAAGTTTGATGCGATTTAAACTTTCGAATTTGGAGGGGGATGCCCCTTCATGGCAAGCGGTGCTAAAAAGAACCGTTGCCCTATATTTACCTTGGCTGGCATCTAGTTCAATTAACCTTCTCAATGACATTTGGAATCTCACTTTTATGCTATTCATGTGTGGGTAA